A stretch of the Thalassotalea euphylliae genome encodes the following:
- a CDS encoding alpha-ketoacid dehydrogenase subunit beta, translated as MAQMNLLQAVNNALDIAMAEDDSTLCFGEDVGHFGGVFRATSGLQEKYGKARCFNTPLAEQGIVGFANGLAAQGSRPVAEIQFADYIFPAFDQIVNESAKFRYRSGNEFNVGRLTIRTPYGGGIAGGLYHSQSPEAYFAHTPGLKIVVPRNPYQAKGLLLASIRDDNPVIFFEPKRLYRASVGEVPEDDYQLPIGKAEVISQGSDITLLGWGAQMEVIEKAAELAANERISCELIDLRSILPWDVETVAQSVMKTGRLLISHEAPITGGFAGEVAATIQHECFLHLESPIARVCGVDTPYPLSLEKEHMADHLKIFEAIKRSVQY; from the coding sequence ATGGCGCAAATGAATTTATTGCAAGCGGTCAATAACGCGCTTGATATCGCCATGGCCGAAGACGATAGCACTTTGTGCTTTGGTGAAGACGTTGGTCACTTTGGTGGCGTTTTTCGAGCAACTTCTGGCTTGCAAGAGAAATATGGCAAAGCGCGCTGTTTTAATACGCCACTTGCGGAGCAGGGGATTGTTGGTTTTGCCAATGGTTTAGCTGCGCAAGGCAGTCGTCCGGTCGCGGAAATACAATTTGCTGACTATATCTTCCCCGCGTTTGATCAAATTGTGAATGAATCTGCCAAGTTTCGTTACCGCAGTGGTAATGAATTCAATGTCGGTCGGCTTACCATCCGCACCCCCTATGGTGGTGGTATTGCCGGCGGCTTGTATCACAGTCAATCGCCAGAGGCATATTTTGCTCACACGCCCGGTTTAAAAATTGTTGTACCGCGCAACCCGTATCAAGCAAAGGGACTGTTGTTGGCGTCAATTCGCGATGACAACCCAGTGATTTTCTTTGAACCTAAACGTTTGTACCGTGCCTCAGTAGGAGAGGTACCAGAAGACGATTACCAGTTGCCTATCGGTAAAGCCGAAGTGATCAGCCAAGGAAGTGATATCACCCTACTTGGTTGGGGGGCACAAATGGAAGTTATTGAAAAAGCAGCGGAGTTGGCTGCTAATGAGAGGATTTCGTGTGAACTAATCGACTTGCGTTCTATTCTGCCTTGGGATGTGGAAACCGTCGCTCAATCTGTGATGAAAACGGGGCGATTGTTAATTAGCCATGAAGCACCAATTACGGGTGGCTTTGCTGGCGAAGTGGCGGCGACTATTCAACATGAGTGTTTTTTGCATTTAGAGTCACCAATAGCACGAGTTTGCGGTGTTGATACGCCGTATCCACTATCGCTTGAAAAAGAACATATGGCAGATCATCTCAAGATTTTTGAAGCCATTAAACGCAGCGTGCAGTACTAG
- a CDS encoding thiamine pyrophosphate-dependent dehydrogenase E1 component subunit alpha has protein sequence MNARTHMPEKYPSGAEVHSPAFIDGHSVAIPILKILKEDGSLYPSADLPELDQAKAEKVYRAFAFHRVLDERMIAAQRQGRISFYMTALGEEATTVGGAAALEPQDMIMAQYREQGCLIYRGFSLEDFMNQMFSNEKDLGKGRQMPIHYGSNELNYMTISSPLGTQIPQAAGYAYGQKLQGKDAVTLCMFGEGAASEGDFHAGLNMAAVHQAPVIFFCRNNGYAISTPSDEQYVGNGIASRGVGYGMKTIRIDGNDVLAVMKAMQLARSYALEHQAPVLIEAMSYRLGAHSTSDDPSGYRSKEEEAKWQAHDPIARFKTWLINQKWWDEARDKALYESLREEILAAVKVAEKIAKPPVEDLVTDVYDQVPKHLEKQLAELKEHINKYPEAYPFTAGRF, from the coding sequence ATGAACGCTAGAACACATATGCCTGAAAAGTACCCAAGCGGTGCTGAGGTTCATAGTCCGGCCTTTATCGATGGCCATTCAGTTGCTATTCCTATTTTAAAGATCCTAAAAGAAGACGGCTCGCTTTACCCGAGTGCCGATTTACCTGAGCTTGATCAAGCAAAAGCTGAAAAGGTTTACCGTGCATTTGCCTTTCATCGTGTGCTTGACGAGCGCATGATTGCCGCCCAGCGTCAGGGGCGCATTAGTTTTTACATGACCGCCTTAGGGGAGGAAGCAACGACAGTTGGCGGCGCAGCGGCGTTAGAACCGCAAGATATGATTATGGCGCAGTATCGCGAGCAAGGCTGTTTAATTTACCGCGGTTTTTCCTTAGAAGACTTTATGAATCAAATGTTTTCAAACGAAAAAGATCTAGGTAAAGGTCGTCAAATGCCGATTCATTACGGCTCTAATGAATTAAACTACATGACGATATCATCACCGCTAGGCACACAAATTCCACAAGCGGCCGGTTATGCTTATGGCCAAAAACTGCAAGGAAAAGACGCCGTAACCTTGTGTATGTTTGGTGAAGGTGCGGCATCAGAAGGTGATTTTCATGCTGGCCTGAATATGGCAGCCGTTCATCAAGCCCCCGTTATTTTCTTTTGTCGAAACAATGGCTACGCCATTTCAACACCATCTGATGAGCAATATGTGGGTAATGGTATTGCCTCGCGTGGTGTCGGTTATGGCATGAAAACGATCCGCATAGACGGTAATGACGTTTTGGCGGTAATGAAAGCCATGCAGTTGGCACGCAGTTACGCGCTAGAGCACCAAGCACCTGTGCTTATCGAGGCGATGTCTTATCGCTTGGGCGCCCATTCAACATCAGATGATCCATCGGGCTATCGCAGCAAAGAAGAAGAAGCGAAATGGCAAGCGCACGATCCCATTGCGCGTTTTAAAACTTGGTTAATAAACCAAAAGTGGTGGGATGAAGCACGTGACAAAGCGTTATATGAATCTTTGCGCGAAGAAATTCTAGCGGCGGTAAAAGTCGCAGAAAAAATCGCAAAACCACCAGTTGAAGACTTAGTCACCGATGTGTATGACCAAGTGCCGAAACACCTCGAAAAACAATTAGCCGAGCTGAAAGAACACATTAACAAATATCCAGAAGCCTATCCGTTTACCGCAGGGAGATTTTAA
- the astE gene encoding succinylglutamate desuccinylase: MKQQLQQSGDFLSLTRNHEWSIPAPFSFEVTHQASNTKSLVSVLDTGIITFEPIDRKTKKDIVLSSAVHGNETAPIEICADIIGQLIKGELALAERVLFLFGNPAAMNIAERFVEENLNRLFSGAHSEGDVRNKERDRAKALEQAVTNFFTQLAEHNLCEDGERERYHYDLHTAIRGSKNDKFAVYPFRHGKPWKKSQLCFLQACDVSTILLSHSPTTTFSYFSSNNFGADAFTVELGKVMPFGQNDMAKFTKVKETLTKFVSGQPLELAEYDESTFDIFEIDQTINKQTKDFVLNFADDAENFTDFPVGYVLATDGDIEHKVRTQGEAIIFPNANVALGQRALLTVKPTTIA, from the coding sequence ATGAAACAGCAATTACAACAAAGCGGTGACTTTTTATCACTAACACGCAACCATGAATGGTCAATTCCTGCACCTTTTAGTTTCGAAGTAACCCATCAAGCTTCAAACACTAAGTCACTTGTCTCTGTGCTTGATACAGGCATCATTACTTTTGAGCCTATCGACAGAAAAACTAAAAAAGACATTGTTTTATCGAGCGCCGTTCATGGCAATGAAACAGCGCCAATCGAAATATGCGCTGACATCATTGGGCAGTTAATCAAAGGTGAATTGGCGTTAGCTGAGCGTGTATTATTTTTATTTGGTAACCCTGCGGCGATGAATATTGCTGAGCGTTTTGTTGAAGAGAACCTTAATCGACTGTTTTCGGGTGCACATAGCGAAGGTGATGTTCGAAATAAAGAGCGCGATCGCGCAAAAGCACTCGAGCAAGCGGTAACTAACTTCTTTACCCAATTAGCAGAGCACAACCTTTGCGAAGATGGTGAACGCGAGCGTTACCACTATGACTTGCACACCGCCATTCGCGGCTCAAAAAACGATAAGTTTGCGGTTTATCCGTTTAGACACGGTAAGCCTTGGAAGAAGTCGCAACTTTGCTTCTTACAAGCATGTGATGTTTCAACTATTTTATTGTCTCATTCTCCGACAACCACGTTTAGCTATTTTTCTTCAAATAACTTTGGCGCCGATGCATTTACTGTAGAGCTGGGCAAAGTTATGCCATTTGGTCAAAACGATATGGCTAAATTCACCAAAGTGAAAGAGACATTAACGAAATTTGTTTCAGGTCAGCCGCTTGAGCTAGCGGAGTATGACGAAAGCACATTTGATATTTTTGAAATTGATCAAACCATCAACAAACAAACGAAAGATTTTGTCTTAAACTTTGCAGATGACGCGGAAAACTTTACTGATTTTCCAGTTGGCTATGTGCTTGCCACCGATGGCGATATTGAACATAAAGTACGCACACAAGGGGAAGCTATCATCTTCCCAAATGCGAATGTGGCACTTGGCCAACGCGCATTACTGACGGTAAAACCAACGACCATTGCGTAG
- the pgm gene encoding phosphoglucomutase (alpha-D-glucose-1,6-bisphosphate-dependent) — MTVHERAGQVSLPEDRINIAKVVSDYFFTQPDSSIAAQKVSFGTSGHRGSSLKASFNEYHILAICQAVVEYRKAQGFTGPLYLGKDTHALSEPAFNSALSVLIANDVDVVVQQDLGFTPTPVISRLIISHNKTQDTVADGLIITPSHNPPQDGGIKYNPPHGGPAEGEITKQIEARANEILAADLEDVLDLPLSEAMASERLIKRDFVTEYIEQLDQVLDMQAIAKAGVTIGVDPLGGSGIDYWPAIAKRYGINIEVVNKAVDPSFAFMPLDKDGKIRMDCSSPYAMAGLISLKDEFDVAVGNDPDFDRHGIVTKSGGLMNPNHYLAVSIHYLMTHRDWPESAKIGKTLVSSSLIDRVAKDLGKQLSEVPVGFKWFVDGLHQASYAFGGEESAGASFIARDGSCWTTDKDGFIMALLAAEILAVTGKDPYQHFLALAEKLGTPSYGRVEAVANAKQKAVLTQLQPESITATELAGEPIVSKLSHAPGNNAAIGGLKVETANGWFAARPSGTEEIYKIYAESFIDEDHLQQIIADAQVMVSNIFAKAGI; from the coding sequence ATGACGGTACATGAACGAGCAGGCCAAGTATCTTTACCAGAAGACCGAATTAACATCGCAAAAGTAGTTTCGGATTACTTTTTCACGCAACCTGATAGTAGTATCGCTGCACAAAAGGTGAGTTTTGGTACTTCTGGTCATCGCGGTAGCTCATTAAAAGCAAGTTTTAATGAGTACCATATTTTAGCCATATGTCAGGCTGTCGTGGAGTACCGCAAGGCTCAAGGTTTTACTGGGCCACTGTATCTTGGTAAAGACACGCATGCGCTATCTGAACCTGCTTTTAATTCCGCACTCAGTGTACTTATCGCTAATGATGTAGATGTTGTTGTTCAGCAAGATTTAGGCTTTACTCCAACGCCAGTGATTTCTCGTTTAATTATTAGCCACAACAAAACACAAGACACAGTTGCTGATGGCTTGATTATTACTCCATCACATAATCCACCTCAAGACGGTGGTATTAAGTACAACCCACCACATGGCGGGCCAGCTGAGGGTGAAATTACCAAGCAAATAGAAGCTCGCGCCAACGAAATTCTGGCTGCCGATTTAGAAGATGTACTTGATTTACCACTTAGCGAGGCAATGGCTTCTGAACGTTTAATCAAACGTGATTTTGTCACGGAATATATTGAACAACTAGACCAAGTGCTCGATATGCAAGCGATTGCAAAAGCCGGTGTTACTATTGGTGTTGACCCACTAGGTGGCTCAGGTATTGATTACTGGCCAGCAATTGCTAAACGCTATGGCATCAATATTGAGGTCGTAAACAAAGCTGTTGATCCAAGCTTTGCGTTTATGCCACTTGATAAAGATGGCAAAATCCGCATGGACTGTTCTTCACCTTATGCGATGGCGGGCTTAATTTCGCTAAAAGATGAATTTGACGTTGCCGTGGGCAATGATCCTGACTTTGATCGTCATGGCATTGTCACTAAGTCTGGTGGTTTAATGAATCCAAATCACTATTTAGCGGTTTCAATTCATTATTTAATGACACACCGAGACTGGCCAGAAAGTGCCAAAATAGGCAAAACCCTTGTTTCAAGCTCTTTAATTGACCGAGTTGCTAAAGACTTAGGTAAGCAATTATCAGAAGTGCCAGTAGGCTTTAAATGGTTTGTTGATGGTTTGCATCAAGCAAGTTATGCCTTTGGTGGTGAAGAAAGTGCTGGTGCATCTTTTATAGCCCGCGACGGTAGCTGTTGGACAACGGATAAAGACGGCTTCATTATGGCATTATTAGCGGCAGAAATTTTAGCGGTAACGGGCAAAGATCCTTATCAGCATTTCCTTGCGCTTGCCGAAAAACTCGGAACACCAAGTTATGGCCGCGTTGAGGCGGTTGCTAATGCCAAGCAAAAAGCTGTGTTAACCCAATTACAGCCTGAATCAATTACCGCCACTGAGCTTGCAGGCGAGCCTATCGTAAGTAAACTCAGTCATGCACCGGGTAACAATGCAGCAATTGGTGGCCTTAAGGTAGAAACCGCCAATGGTTGGTTTGCAGCGCGCCCATCAGGGACAGAAGAAATCTATAAAATCTACGCTGAAAGCTTTATTGATGAGGATCATTTGCAGCAAATTATTGCTGATGCGCAAGTAATGGTCAGCAATATTTTTGCCAAGGCAGGGATCTAA